The Streptomyces sp. JB150 genomic interval CTGGCGGTCTTCGGCACCCCCGTCCCGCCGGACGCCGTGGCCTGGGTGCTCGGCCCGCTGGCGCCCGGCCTCAGCGTGGACGCCGTGCTGCGGCGGCTGACGCGGGGCTTCCTCGCCCGGGCGAACCGCGAGAACCGCACCTACTCGCTGCTTCCCATGGACACCGACATCGCCCGTGCCGACCTCGCCCGGCGTGCTCCCCTCCTGGCCCGTCGCCTGCACCGGCGCGCCGCGGACTGGTACGCCCGGACCGCCATACCGCGGGAGGAGTGGCGCACTCCGCAGGACGTGGCCCCGCAGCGGCGGGAGTTGGCGCATCGCGTGCAGGCCGGTGACTACGACGAGGCAGCCCTGCTCCTTGACCGGTTCGCGGACTTCCTGGTCTGGCAGGGCTCCGCCGGCACCGTCATGTCCATGTGCACGGACCTGGCGGGGCGGCTGACGGGGCGGCAGGCCCGCCTGGCCTACCTGGTCGCCCGCGGACACGCCCAGTTCGCGATCGGGCCCATGAACACGTCGATCGAGCTGCTTCAGGAGGCCGAGTCGCTGGCGCAGGTTCCGCAGGACGCGGCGTGCCTGCAACGCATTCTCTTCCTTCTCGGGGACATGGACCGCTTCGAGGGCCGTCACTCCGATGCCGTCCCCCGGCTCCGGCGCTCCGCCGATATTGCCTCCAGGCTCGGGATGGTGGAGGAGTACGCCCACGCGCTGCTCTGCCTGAGCCTGGCCCACAGCTATGCCGACCGGCCCGACCTTGGCCTGGAGGTGGCGGCCGAACTGTCCGAACTGGCCCGGGGGTCGAGCCTGCCCATCGTCCGTGCCCGGGAGGCCAACGCCCTCGCCTGTGCCTACGCGGCGATGCGGGAATGGCCGCGCGTCACTCACGTCGTCGAGGCTTCGATCATCGCCTATGACGAGTCCGGCATTCCGGAGGCCTTGGGGTTCTCCTGGAACACCCTGGGTCTCGCCCGTGTCGGTACCGGTGACCTCACGTCGGCACTCAGCGCGTTCGACATGGGTGTCGAACGAAGCGCGGACGTCGGCTGGCTGCTCCCCGAAGCGGTGTGCCGGTTCAACCAGACCTGGGCCCTGTGGCGGCTGGGCCGGGCGGCCGACGCGGAAAGCTCCGGCCGCCGGGCGCTCATCGCCTATCAGCGTTGCGGCTCCAAGGACGAAGCCGCCGCGGCTGCCCTGTATGACGCCGTCGCGGCTGACCGGAGCGGCGATCCGGTGAGTGCCGCGCGTCATCTGCAGCGCTGCGCCGCGCTGGTCGTGGGAAACCCCGACCTGTGTCCCGCGGAGTGGTTCACGGCCGCGGCGGACCGGCTGCGCGTCCGGTGACCTGTCAGTGGCCGTGCGGGGCCTGTTCGTCGTGGGACTTGTCCGGCCGCTGTTCGGCCGTGGGCGCGGGCTGTTCGTCCGCCCGGACCGTGAAGGCCGCCGTGTGGACCTCGCCGCCCGTCCTGAAGTCGAGGAAGAGGCGGTAGGTGCCCCGGCTGGGGGCGGTCGCGGAGAAGGCGACCTTCGGGCCGGAGGCGGCGGTGCCGTGGGCCTCCTCGTGCGGGTGGACGTGCAGGTAGGCGAGGTCGCCGGAGCGCAGGGCGACCAGGTGGCCGTAGGCGCCGAGGTACGGCTGGAGGGCGGCCGGCTCGCCGTCGCGGCGGACGGTGAAGGTCAGGTCGCTCGCGCCGCCCGCCTTGAGGGTGCCGTCGAGGGTGACCTCGTAGCCGTCCACGGTGGTTGTGGTGGCGGGGGCGGGCAGGGTGTCCGGGGTGTAGGTGCCGGAGACCGCCAGGTCGGCGCCCAGCGTCAGGCCCTCGCGCTCGGCGGCCGGGGTGAAGTCGGCGAGGACGCGGTAGCCGCCGGGGTCGGGGAGGGTGGTCCTGGTCGTCCAGGTGCCGTCGGCCGTGCGGGTGGGGTGCAGGTGGCGGTAGGTGGTGAGGTCGCGTGAGGCGACGATCAGGTGCAGGTCCTTCTCGTGCTCGCGCCGGTAGTCGGTCACCGGGCGGCCGTCCGCGTCGCGGATGACGAAGCGCAGGGCGGCCGGTTCACCGGCCGGTACGCGCGGGGTCCTCAGGTCCAGGGTGTAGCCGTTCTGGGAGATCTGGAGGCCGCCGGGTGTGGTGTTCCCGGGTGCGGTGTCCCCGGGAGCGGGGGAGGAGTGGGCGGCCGGTTCGTGGCCGCCGGCCCCGCCGGTGTCCGGGGAGAGCGGGGAGACCGCGTCGCCGATGCCGTACGCGGCGGCGAAGGACGCGGCCAGCGCGGCGCCGAAGGCACCGATCTTGTACAGGGGGCGCATCTCTGACTCCTGACTGCTCTTGATCTGGGTACCCGGTGGGGGTATATATGTGAGCAGCTTATACCCCCTGGGGGTATCAAGTGAAGAGTGATCCGAGAGTCGGCGAGCAGTCCAGGAGGAGCGATGATCACCACGGCCCCCGGTGCCACCACCGAGGTCGAACTCGCCATCGGCGGAATGACCTGCGCCTCCTGCGCGGCGCGCATCGAGAAGAAGCTCAACCGCATGGACGGCGTCACCGCCACCGTCAACTACGCGACGGAGAAGGCGAAGGTGACGTACGCCGGGAACGTGACCGTCCCCGACCTGATCGCCACCGTCGAGGCCACCGGATACACCGCGCGGGAACCCGAGCCACCGCGGACCGGACCGGACCAGGCGCCCCCCGACGAACGCGGCGCCGCCGACGAGCTGACGCCGCTGCGGCAGCGGCTGGTCACCGCCGTCGTGCTCGCCGTCCCGGTGATCGCCCTGGCGATGGTCCCGGCGCTCCAGTTCACGTACTGGCAGTGGCTGTCCCTGACCCTCGCCGCCCCCGTCGTCACCTACGCCGCCTGGCCGTTCCACCGCGCCGCGTGGACCAACGCCCGGCACGGCGCCGCCACCATGGACACGCTGATCTCGGTCGGCACCTCGGCCGCGTTCCTGTGGTCGCTGTGGGCGCTCTTCTTCGGCACGGCGGGCACACCCGGCATGACCCATCCGTTCGAGCTGACCATCGCCCGCGGCGACGGCTCCGGGAACATCTATCTGGAGGCCGCCGCCGGAGTCACCGCGTTCATCCTGGCCGGCCGCTACTTCGAGGCCCGCTCCAAGCGCACGGCGGGCGCCGCGCTGCGGGCGCTGATGGAACTCGGCGCCAAGGACGTCACCGTGCTGCGCGACGGCACCGAAGTGCGCGTGCCGGTCGGCGAGTTGCGGGCGGGCGACCGGTTCGTCGTGCGGCCCGGCGAGAAGATCGCCACCGACGGCGTCGTCGTCGAGGGCGGCTCCGCCGTGGACGCCTCCCTGCTCACCGGCGAGTCCGTGCCCGTCGAGGTCGGCGTCGGCGACCCCGTCGCCGGTGCCACCGTCAACGCGGGCGGCCGGCTCGTCGTCGAGGCCACCCGGGTCGGCGCCGACACCCAGCTCGCCCGGATGGCCAGGCTGGTCGAGGACGCGCAGAACGGCAAGGCCGCCGCCCAGCGGCTCGCCGACCGGATCTCCGGCGTCTTCGTCCCGGTCGTCATCGCGCTCGCCCTCGGCACCCTCGGCTTCTGGCTCGGCAACGGCGCCGGGCTCACCGCCGCGTTCACCGCCGCCGTCGCCGTGCTGGTCATCGCCTGCCCGTGCGCGCTGGGCCTGGCCACGCCGACCGCGCTGCTCGTCGGCACCGGGCGCGGCGCCCAGCTCGGCATCCTCATCAAGGGACCCGAGGTCCTGGAGTCCACCCGCCGCGTCGACACCGTCGTCCTCGACAAGACCGGCACCGTCACCACCGGCCGGATGACCCTGCTCGCCGTGCACACCGCCGGCGCCACCGGCACCGACGAGGTGCTGCGGCTCGCGGGCGCCCTGGAGCACGCCTCCGAGCACCCCGTCGCCCGCGCCGTCGCCGCCGCGGCCGCCGAGCGGACCGGCAGCCTGCCGGTCCCGGAGGACTTCGCCAACGTGCCGGGGCTCGGTGTGCAGGGCATCGTCGAGGGACACGCCGTGCTCGTCGGCCGGGAGAAGCTGCTGGCGGAGTGGGCGATCGAGCTTCCCGCCGAACTCGCGGCGGCCAGGGCGCGGGCCGAGCGGAACGGCCGTACGGCCATCGCCGTCGCCTGGGACGGCGAGGCCCGTGCGGTGCTGGAGGTCGCCGACGCCGTGAAGGACACGAGCGCCGAGGCCGTCCGCCGGCTCCGCTCACTGGGGCTGCGGCCGGTGCTGCTCACCGGCGACAACCAGGCCGTCGCCGAGGCGGTGGCCCGCGAGGTCGGCATCGGTGAGGTGATCGCCGAGGTGCTGCCCGAGGACAAGGTGGCGGTCGTCGAGCGGCTGCAGGCCGAGGGCCGTACGGTCGCGATGGTCGGCGACGGCGTCAACGACGCGGCCGCGCTCGCCCAGGCGGACCTCGGGCTCGCCCTGGGCACCGGCACGGACGCGGCGATCGAGGCCGGCGACCTGACCCTGGTCCGCGGCGACCTGCGGGTCGCGGCGGACGCCATCCGCCTCTCCCGCCGCACCCTCGCCACCATCAAGGGCAACCTGTTCTGGGCCTTCGCCTACAACGTCGCCGCCCTGCCGCTGGCCGCGGCCGGCCTGCTCAACCCGATGATCGCGGGCGCGGCGATGGCCTTCTCCTCGGTCTTCGTGGTCGGCAACTCGCTGCGGCTGCGCGGATTCAAGGCCGTCAGCTGATGCGACGTCAGATGCAGTCAGGGGCGGCTCTCCCGCGTGAGGGCCGCCCTTGCCGATCCCGGCCACCCCTGGCGGTCCCCTCCTACTTCAGGGCCGCCCCCACGATGCCCTGCACCACCGGATTGCCCGACTCGTCCTTGGCGTCGGTGTCGTTGACCGAGTAGACGACCGTACGGCTCAGATCGCGGGTCGCGGCGACCGCCGTGCTGTACCCGTACCGCGCGCCGGACTTGAACCAGTAGACCCGGCCGCCGGACTCGTACCGCTGGAGCCCGGCGCTGTGGGTGGCGCCCTCGATGTGCTCGGGGACCCGGAACATCTCCCGCAGCTGCGGCTTCGGCACGACCCGCCCCCGGAACAGCGCGGTGACCAGCCGCTCCAGGTCGGCGGTCGTGGAGATCATGTCGCCCGCCGCCCAGCGGTCCGCCTGGTTCCACTCGGTGACGTCGACCAGCCGGGCCGTGCCGTGGGGTCCCGTCATCGTCTGGTAGCCCCGGTTGTGCGGGCCGAGGATGCGCGGATCCGTGCCGGGGAAGTACGTGTCCCGCATCCCGGCCGGCCTCAGCACGCGCCGCGTCGCCTCCGCGGCGTACGGGCGACCGGTGACCTTCTCGATCAGCAGGCCGAGGATCGTGTAGTTGACGTTCAGGTAGTGCTGCCGCTTCCCGGGCGGGAACTCCGGCCCCTTGGCCACCGCCGACGCCACGACCCGCTCCGGCGGAAGGGCGTCAAAGCGGTGCGCGTACGCCTCCTCGACGGTGTCCCCGAGACCGTCACCGGGCTGGATGCCGCTGGTGTGGTTCAGCAACTGCCGTACGGAGACCGGCCGGAACCGGGGGCCGAGCAGGCCGGGGAGGTAGTGCTGCACCGGCCGGTTCAGGTCGATTTGGCCGTCCGCCGCGAGGTCCAGCACCACGGCGGCGGTCACCACCTTGGTCGTGGACCCGGCGCGGAAGCGGGCGTCCGGGTCCGCCGCGCGCCCGCTCACCAGATCCCGCACGCCCGCGCTGCCCCGCCAGACGCCGTCCGTGCCGCCGACCCGCACGAGGGCGGCGGTGGCGTGCTCGCCGGGCAGCCCGGCCAGCGCGGCGCTCAGCGCGGCGGCGTCCGGCGCCTTCCCGTGCGCCGGGGCGGTCACCCCGGGCGCGGCGAGGGCCGGGGCTGCGGCGAGCGGGCCGCCCGCCCCGAGGGCGAGCGCGAGGGCGGCGGCGACGGTCGTACGGCGGCTGAGGCGCATGGC includes:
- a CDS encoding heavy metal translocating P-type ATPase, yielding MITTAPGATTEVELAIGGMTCASCAARIEKKLNRMDGVTATVNYATEKAKVTYAGNVTVPDLIATVEATGYTAREPEPPRTGPDQAPPDERGAADELTPLRQRLVTAVVLAVPVIALAMVPALQFTYWQWLSLTLAAPVVTYAAWPFHRAAWTNARHGAATMDTLISVGTSAAFLWSLWALFFGTAGTPGMTHPFELTIARGDGSGNIYLEAAAGVTAFILAGRYFEARSKRTAGAALRALMELGAKDVTVLRDGTEVRVPVGELRAGDRFVVRPGEKIATDGVVVEGGSAVDASLLTGESVPVEVGVGDPVAGATVNAGGRLVVEATRVGADTQLARMARLVEDAQNGKAAAQRLADRISGVFVPVVIALALGTLGFWLGNGAGLTAAFTAAVAVLVIACPCALGLATPTALLVGTGRGAQLGILIKGPEVLESTRRVDTVVLDKTGTVTTGRMTLLAVHTAGATGTDEVLRLAGALEHASEHPVARAVAAAAAERTGSLPVPEDFANVPGLGVQGIVEGHAVLVGREKLLAEWAIELPAELAAARARAERNGRTAIAVAWDGEARAVLEVADAVKDTSAEAVRRLRSLGLRPVLLTGDNQAVAEAVAREVGIGEVIAEVLPEDKVAVVERLQAEGRTVAMVGDGVNDAAALAQADLGLALGTGTDAAIEAGDLTLVRGDLRVAADAIRLSRRTLATIKGNLFWAFAYNVAALPLAAAGLLNPMIAGAAMAFSSVFVVGNSLRLRGFKAVS
- a CDS encoding serine hydrolase domain-containing protein; translation: MRLSRRTTVAAALALALGAGGPLAAAPALAAPGVTAPAHGKAPDAAALSAALAGLPGEHATAALVRVGGTDGVWRGSAGVRDLVSGRAADPDARFRAGSTTKVVTAAVVLDLAADGQIDLNRPVQHYLPGLLGPRFRPVSVRQLLNHTSGIQPGDGLGDTVEEAYAHRFDALPPERVVASAVAKGPEFPPGKRQHYLNVNYTILGLLIEKVTGRPYAAEATRRVLRPAGMRDTYFPGTDPRILGPHNRGYQTMTGPHGTARLVDVTEWNQADRWAAGDMISTTADLERLVTALFRGRVVPKPQLREMFRVPEHIEGATHSAGLQRYESGGRVYWFKSGARYGYSTAVAATRDLSRTVVYSVNDTDAKDESGNPVVQGIVGAALK